A region of Allocoleopsis franciscana PCC 7113 DNA encodes the following proteins:
- a CDS encoding AAA-like domain-containing protein, with translation MSEEEFRVDEAIEVAGMAIFETTGKHLSDAEVLVLRGSWERQTYEQIALNTNYTANYLQRDIGAKLWKLLSKALQEPDIGKSNFREALKRRWRLRSISKESLTASPTPNLQPLIPYLSPNNQSLSLIEPEFPDGQVPLGSTFYVERPPIELQCYEEILQPGALIRIKALRQMGKTSLMSRVLDYAANQGCQTVRLNLRAERAIFVKLDKFLRWFCANVSRELELEPVLDDYWNENLFGSRQSCTMYFQAYLLEQIDSPLALALDEADWVFQYPEIAEEFFSLLREWYEEAKNLDIWQRLRVIVAYSTEVYIPLNIHQSPFNVGLPVELSEFSLQQVQDLAQRHRLDLADSQVNQLMAMVGGHPYLLRLALYRVRRQDVTLEQLLQDAPTEAGIYSDHLLRHLISLQKSLELRAAFKQVVTSNSPVQLKPMQVYQLQRMGLLQVQGNDVMPRCNLYRQYFCDRL, from the coding sequence ATGAGTGAAGAAGAATTCAGGGTTGACGAAGCCATAGAAGTTGCAGGAATGGCAATCTTTGAAACTACGGGAAAACATCTTAGTGATGCTGAAGTGCTTGTACTTCGTGGCTCTTGGGAAAGGCAGACTTATGAACAGATCGCACTGAATACTAACTACACAGCAAATTACCTACAGCGAGATATTGGTGCTAAGCTTTGGAAGCTCCTATCAAAAGCGTTACAGGAGCCAGATATTGGTAAATCGAACTTTCGGGAAGCCCTCAAGCGGCGATGGCGATTAAGAAGCATTTCCAAAGAGTCACTCACTGCTAGCCCAACTCCTAACCTGCAACCCTTAATCCCTTACCTGAGTCCTAATAATCAATCCCTATCGCTAATAGAGCCAGAATTCCCAGATGGTCAAGTGCCTCTGGGTTCTACTTTTTATGTGGAGCGTCCCCCTATTGAATTACAGTGTTACGAAGAGATTTTGCAGCCTGGAGCATTGATCCGAATCAAGGCACTTAGGCAAATGGGCAAAACTTCACTGATGAGTAGGGTGCTCGATTATGCAGCAAACCAAGGCTGCCAAACGGTGCGTTTGAACCTTCGAGCTGAGAGAGCAATTTTTGTCAAGCTGGATAAATTTTTGCGGTGGTTCTGTGCCAATGTTAGCCGGGAGCTAGAGCTAGAGCCAGTGCTAGATGATTATTGGAATGAGAACCTTTTTGGCAGCAGACAGAGCTGTACAATGTACTTTCAGGCGTATCTGTTAGAACAAATAGACAGTCCGTTAGCATTGGCTTTGGATGAAGCTGATTGGGTTTTCCAGTATCCTGAAATCGCTGAAGAGTTTTTTTCTTTGCTGCGAGAGTGGTACGAGGAGGCAAAGAATCTCGATATCTGGCAACGACTTCGGGTCATCGTGGCATACTCTACAGAAGTTTATATTCCACTGAACATCCATCAATCACCTTTTAATGTAGGTCTACCAGTGGAATTGTCAGAGTTCAGTCTACAGCAGGTGCAAGATTTGGCTCAGCGTCATAGACTGGATCTGGCAGATAGCCAAGTCAATCAGCTAATGGCAATGGTTGGAGGACATCCCTATTTACTGCGGTTGGCTCTCTATCGCGTTAGGCGTCAGGATGTTACTCTTGAGCAGTTGTTGCAAGATGCTCCCACAGAAGCCGGAATCTATAGCGACCATTTGCTACGGCATTTAATTAGTCTCCAAAAAAGTTTAGAACTGAGGGCTGCGTTCAAACAGGTAGTTACCTCAAATAGCCCAGTACAGTTAAAGCCGATGCAAGTGTATCAGTTACAGAGGATGGGATTATTGCAGGTACAAGGCAATGATGTGATGCCTCGCTGTAACTTGTATCGTCAGTATTTCTGTGATCGCCTGTGA
- a CDS encoding helix-turn-helix domain-containing protein, producing MGKAGKALKQVLETYDISQNKLAVTMGISRANINRWVHEQRDPAGDVIVEIKNALKQLNPDAAEDFARLFLGD from the coding sequence ATGGGAAAGGCAGGCAAGGCGCTAAAACAGGTACTGGAAACCTATGACATTAGCCAAAACAAGCTGGCAGTCACGATGGGAATTTCACGGGCAAACATTAATCGCTGGGTACACGAGCAAAGAGATCCAGCCGGTGATGTGATTGTTGAAATTAAGAATGCACTCAAGCAGCTAAATCCGGATGCGGCTGAGGATTTCGCCAGGTTATTCCTGGGTGATTGA
- a CDS encoding HAD family hydrolase, protein MALEGVILDVDGTLVLSNDAHAQAWVEAFAEHGYEVPFERVRPLIGMGGDKVIPRMVPELNAQEGPGKAIANRRKELIINKFGPKLTSANGTRDLVLKMRQSGLHLVIASSATTQELGILLKAAQVDDLLQEATTSSDADASKPAPDIVEAALSKAQMEPDNVVMLGDTPYDVESAGQAGVGVIALRCGGFSDEQLSGAIAIYDDPADLLKHYDHSPLAQAA, encoded by the coding sequence ATGGCATTAGAAGGAGTGATTTTAGACGTTGATGGAACCCTGGTTTTGAGCAATGATGCTCATGCTCAAGCCTGGGTTGAGGCATTTGCCGAGCATGGCTATGAAGTGCCCTTTGAGCGAGTGCGACCACTCATTGGTATGGGAGGAGACAAAGTTATTCCCAGGATGGTGCCGGAACTGAACGCTCAAGAGGGACCAGGAAAGGCGATCGCAAACCGACGCAAAGAACTGATCATCAACAAATTTGGACCGAAGCTGACCTCCGCTAACGGCACTAGGGATTTAGTGTTAAAGATGCGGCAATCTGGTTTGCATCTAGTCATTGCCAGTTCAGCGACAACTCAAGAGCTTGGTATTTTACTCAAGGCTGCCCAAGTCGATGATTTGCTCCAGGAAGCAACCACATCGAGTGATGCGGACGCCTCTAAGCCTGCCCCCGACATCGTAGAAGCCGCCTTGAGCAAAGCACAAATGGAACCTGACAACGTGGTGATGTTAGGAGATACACCCTACGATGTTGAATCGGCAGGCCAAGCGGGAGTCGGTGTGATTGCCCTACGCTGCGGTGGCTTTAGTGACGAGCAACTATCGGGAGCGATCGCCATTTACGATGACCCGGCTGATCTGCTGAAGCACTATGACCATTCTCCCCTTGCCCAAGCGGCTTGA
- a CDS encoding RluA family pseudouridine synthase, whose amino-acid sequence MVVLHPLSDFIDGNAAVSHSSPSYYYEGRCPQTGERLKLPRTPTAEAIAKNLMQHLAHNDRYSHEGKMYGILLVELPNNEQRILKAFSGLLNGHSRLEGWVPPIPGRDNVALEEARTLAELEAIKQELITLKQLPQRQHYETLSREFEQQLQQMSDRHRDGKHQRQRKRQLLCETLTGEALTLALEQLDEESRRHGIERRQLKRQQNEGLQPLKQQVEAADARMRELKQQRKALSRQLQAQMHAAYSVTNFSGQSLSLQQLMPGGSMPTGTGDCCAPKLLHYAATQGLKPLAMAEFWWGKSSGDKVQGEFYGACVERCQPLMGFLLSGLKSKSLVPFDPPQPPLKKGGVNHTISLQNWSFTKEGVWGEVSLPIVYEDEWLIAVNKPAGLLSVPGRYRDCQDSVLSRLRHQLADGMAIMAVHRLDQDTSGILLLARNPQTYRQLSQQFQQRQVHKVYEAVLSGWVTTERGEITLPLWGNPENRPYQQVDEVRGKPSLTRFQVMAREGDYTRIEFIPLTGRTHQLRVHAADARGIGIPILGDRFYGCRAVASRLHLHARELRFEHPQSGQSLYLHTKTPF is encoded by the coding sequence ATGGTGGTTCTTCATCCACTTTCAGATTTTATTGACGGCAATGCTGCTGTCAGCCACTCATCTCCTAGCTATTACTATGAAGGACGTTGTCCTCAAACGGGTGAGCGATTGAAACTGCCCCGCACCCCAACAGCAGAAGCGATCGCCAAAAATTTAATGCAGCACCTTGCCCACAATGACCGTTATTCTCACGAAGGCAAGATGTATGGAATACTGCTGGTTGAACTCCCGAATAATGAACAACGGATACTCAAGGCTTTCTCTGGTCTTCTAAATGGTCACAGCAGGCTTGAGGGCTGGGTTCCGCCGATTCCAGGACGCGACAACGTTGCCCTAGAAGAAGCCCGCACGTTGGCTGAGTTGGAGGCTATCAAGCAGGAACTCATTACCCTGAAGCAACTTCCACAACGGCAGCATTACGAAACCCTATCTCGCGAGTTTGAGCAACAATTGCAACAAATGAGCGATCGCCATCGAGATGGCAAGCACCAACGACAGCGAAAACGTCAGCTTCTGTGCGAAACCCTCACAGGAGAAGCACTCACTCTTGCCCTCGAACAACTCGATGAAGAAAGTCGTCGGCATGGAATTGAGCGACGGCAACTCAAACGTCAACAAAATGAAGGATTGCAACCCCTCAAGCAGCAAGTTGAAGCAGCAGATGCCCGGATGCGGGAACTGAAACAACAGCGCAAAGCTCTATCTCGCCAATTGCAGGCTCAGATGCACGCTGCCTACAGCGTGACTAATTTTTCCGGGCAATCTTTATCATTGCAGCAATTGATGCCAGGAGGCTCGATGCCCACGGGTACAGGAGACTGTTGTGCCCCCAAGCTGCTTCACTATGCGGCAACACAGGGACTCAAACCCCTGGCAATGGCAGAGTTTTGGTGGGGAAAGTCCTCTGGGGATAAAGTTCAGGGAGAATTCTATGGCGCTTGTGTGGAACGCTGTCAGCCTTTGATGGGATTTCTGCTTTCGGGATTGAAATCTAAATCCCTAGTCCCCTTCGATCCCCCCCAACCCCCCCTTAAAAAGGGGGGAGTTAATCATACCATCTCCTTGCAGAACTGGAGCTTTACTAAGGAAGGGGTGTGGGGAGAGGTCTCTTTACCTATTGTTTATGAAGACGAATGGCTGATTGCGGTGAATAAACCCGCAGGATTACTTTCGGTACCAGGACGTTATCGTGATTGCCAAGATAGTGTTCTCAGTCGCTTGCGTCATCAGTTGGCGGATGGCATGGCAATTATGGCGGTGCATCGCTTGGATCAAGACACGTCGGGTATCCTCTTGCTAGCGCGTAATCCACAAACTTATCGTCAACTGAGTCAGCAGTTTCAGCAACGGCAAGTTCACAAGGTTTATGAAGCAGTACTTTCGGGTTGGGTGACAACTGAGCGAGGAGAGATTACACTCCCCCTGTGGGGAAATCCGGAGAATCGTCCCTATCAACAAGTGGATGAAGTTCGCGGCAAACCCAGCTTGACTCGCTTCCAGGTGATGGCAAGGGAAGGAGACTACACTCGTATCGAGTTTATTCCCCTCACCGGACGCACCCATCAGTTGAGGGTTCACGCGGCTGATGCCAGAGGAATTGGGATACCGATTTTAGGCGATCGCTTTTATGGCTGCCGTGCTGTTGCGAGTCGGTTACACTTACACGCGAGGGAACTGCGCTTCGAGCATCCGCAATCAGGACAAAGTCTTTATTTACACACCAAGACACCGTTTTGA
- a CDS encoding 2OG-Fe(II) oxygenase — MNSLSNYYSQQPNALPINELNDLRGGILACSYLTINNLNRDFVGTKGFSVVFQRSEIGEVERRFPFFKPYLERALQPTCNAFYLNPLLLKEGSRVDPHIDRSLRSYCKTVEPPVVVSVLYVQVPPNLQGGELVLRRHKQQVGQIKPQINTLLYFQGDLTHSVNAVKTTGTRLSLVCEQYSLSDTVLQEIPAFTVESRAMKVKRK, encoded by the coding sequence CTGAATTCCTTGAGCAACTACTATTCTCAACAGCCCAATGCCTTGCCCATCAATGAACTCAACGACTTGCGAGGAGGGATATTGGCTTGTTCTTACCTGACTATCAATAACCTCAACCGCGACTTTGTTGGCACTAAAGGATTTTCCGTGGTGTTTCAACGTTCAGAAATTGGGGAAGTGGAACGGCGGTTTCCCTTCTTTAAGCCTTATCTAGAACGAGCGCTACAGCCTACCTGTAATGCGTTCTACCTCAACCCATTGTTACTCAAAGAAGGATCTCGCGTCGATCCACATATTGATCGCTCCCTGCGCTCTTATTGCAAAACCGTTGAACCTCCCGTAGTTGTTAGTGTGCTTTATGTGCAGGTGCCACCTAATTTGCAAGGAGGAGAGCTAGTGTTGCGTCGGCATAAACAGCAAGTCGGGCAGATTAAGCCACAAATTAACACATTGTTGTATTTTCAAGGCGACCTGACCCATTCGGTTAATGCCGTTAAAACCACTGGCACTCGTCTAAGTTTAGTGTGCGAACAATACAGTTTGAGTGACACTGTATTGCAAGAGATTCCAG
- a CDS encoding FAD-dependent oxidoreductase, with amino-acid sequence MTTQSNLLEDVFNTISPEIYDVVIIGAGPVGLATAIGLRKRGIENILVVDQTRAFRPVGQVLDLLPNGLKSLKYLSVEAYEEVKRAGNRLLNSNPSKDEETAGIGQEPKPPKASPRWVQKNFQGQEISSISLKFDDWFQEYGEGRVSIAWYDLQTILRNLLPQDRVRANHRCINVVEEPEQSCVRVDCISDTSLETNPYAHWVDGQKLEEMSPQNGEQTSQPLDTKSIRARLVVAADGINSTVRRILYADSPYSAFARPEYSGFAAIGCREIIDIPKNLCGELEETYFQESPVLTISNDEISGDSADIESPRIILFHRPSGQVGYLIHLPLPVESLQGKSSRSLIDLAVQELEKANFPNVLKQLVRLSSPDNMLQRPYYIHRATVSDAIPLPRTANPHAKDHSVTLQTPWSNGRVVLVGDAAHGMPPFMAQGANQGLEDALAVVTLIAKIAQENNWDNTQALTQAFEKYEQLRRPFMVRIQQATLKPMSYRSEKDRQEYNQQVYCRNFEQVIEALL; translated from the coding sequence GTGACTACACAAAGCAATCTGCTAGAAGATGTGTTTAACACGATTTCTCCTGAAATCTATGATGTTGTCATAATTGGCGCTGGGCCTGTTGGGTTAGCTACTGCCATTGGCTTACGCAAGCGTGGGATTGAAAATATTTTAGTCGTCGATCAAACTCGTGCCTTTCGTCCGGTTGGACAGGTGTTAGATCTGCTTCCCAATGGATTAAAGTCTCTTAAATATTTATCCGTTGAAGCTTACGAAGAAGTAAAAAGAGCTGGCAATCGCTTATTGAATTCCAACCCATCGAAGGATGAAGAGACTGCCGGAATAGGTCAAGAACCAAAACCTCCAAAGGCTTCACCTAGATGGGTGCAGAAAAATTTTCAGGGTCAGGAAATTTCGTCCATTTCTCTTAAATTTGATGATTGGTTTCAAGAATACGGAGAAGGTCGAGTCTCCATAGCTTGGTATGATTTACAAACTATCTTGAGAAACTTACTTCCCCAAGACAGGGTGAGAGCGAATCACCGTTGTATTAATGTAGTGGAAGAGCCAGAGCAATCCTGTGTCCGAGTCGATTGTATATCTGATACAAGCCTAGAAACCAACCCCTATGCTCATTGGGTAGATGGACAGAAATTAGAGGAAATGTCGCCTCAGAATGGTGAGCAAACTTCCCAACCATTAGACACTAAATCCATTCGAGCAAGGTTAGTCGTTGCAGCAGACGGAATCAACTCTACGGTTCGTAGAATTCTTTACGCCGATAGTCCATACTCTGCTTTTGCACGTCCTGAATACTCCGGGTTTGCCGCAATTGGGTGTCGGGAAATTATCGATATTCCTAAAAATTTATGTGGAGAACTTGAAGAAACATACTTTCAAGAATCACCCGTTCTCACAATCAGTAATGATGAAATATCTGGAGATTCCGCCGATATAGAATCTCCCAGGATAATTTTATTTCACAGACCTAGTGGACAAGTCGGGTATCTTATACATCTTCCTTTACCTGTGGAATCTTTACAGGGAAAGTCTAGCCGTTCATTGATTGATTTAGCTGTGCAAGAGTTGGAGAAGGCTAACTTTCCCAATGTCCTCAAGCAATTAGTTCGCCTATCTTCTCCTGATAATATGCTCCAGCGTCCGTACTACATTCACCGTGCGACTGTTTCAGATGCCATCCCACTTCCTCGCACAGCTAATCCCCATGCTAAAGATCATTCGGTCACCCTTCAAACCCCATGGAGTAATGGGCGAGTGGTATTAGTGGGTGATGCTGCCCATGGAATGCCTCCCTTTATGGCTCAAGGGGCTAATCAAGGATTAGAAGATGCACTCGCGGTTGTTACGTTAATCGCGAAGATTGCACAGGAGAATAATTGGGATAATACACAAGCTCTAACCCAAGCCTTCGAGAAATATGAGCAACTTCGTCGTCCATTCATGGTTCGTATCCAACAGGCAACCCTAAAACCAATGTCCTACCGATCAGAAAAAGATCGGCAGGAGTACAACCAACAGGTGTATTGCCGAAATTTTGAGCAAGTGATTGAGGCATTGTTGTAG
- a CDS encoding SH3 domain-containing protein, which yields MMETMNRLGKPINLLAVIAIATTGMNTPAMAGTDIASSEENVQLAQASLVGQCRAAKQQIPIFRESNSTSETLRLISVNDEVILADTSVGADGLIRISGPVTGYVHAINLKPCGGNTESPAIKDLCRQVIRPSQGLVIRRQPNPTAAQVGGIPYQGRITLTSNPPTNKTVNNRNWVEIALPAKGWVSNGLVTQAESNLSNCR from the coding sequence ATGATGGAAACCATGAATCGATTGGGTAAGCCGATTAATCTTTTGGCTGTAATTGCGATCGCCACCACCGGAATGAATACTCCGGCTATGGCAGGTACTGACATCGCATCCTCTGAGGAAAACGTACAACTGGCACAAGCGTCTCTGGTAGGACAGTGCCGTGCTGCCAAACAGCAAATCCCCATTTTCAGGGAATCTAACTCCACCAGTGAGACATTAAGGCTTATATCCGTCAATGATGAAGTCATATTGGCGGATACTTCCGTTGGAGCCGATGGACTCATCCGCATTAGTGGGCCTGTCACAGGGTATGTACATGCCATCAACCTCAAGCCCTGTGGTGGCAACACGGAAAGCCCTGCAATTAAAGACCTTTGCCGTCAAGTGATTCGCCCCTCTCAAGGTTTAGTGATTCGCAGACAACCCAATCCCACAGCCGCTCAGGTTGGTGGAATACCCTATCAAGGACGGATTACCCTAACTAGCAATCCTCCAACCAACAAAACAGTCAATAATCGTAATTGGGTAGAAATTGCCTTACCTGCCAAAGGTTGGGTTTCCAATGGTTTGGTGACGCAGGCAGAAAGCAATTTATCTAATTGTCGCTGA
- a CDS encoding AAA-like domain-containing protein gives MVTTQNPASKYYHVGGSLPPNAPSYVKRKADDDLYNRLKVGEYCYVLNSRQMGKSSLRVQIMQRLKNEGFVCASIDITGIGSDVTPEQWYGGLISKLWMGLNLLGKVNLPNWLVDQQLLSPVQRLNEFIKDVILEKVDKNIVIFFDEIDSILKLNFSSDDFFALIRFCYNQRAENPEYRRLTFVLLGVATPSDLIQNKEYTPFNIGRSIQLNGFEAPEALPLAKGLEGKVSNPQAVLEKVLGWTGGQPFLTQKLCDLILKFAEPIPTNNEAKWVDQLVRSRVIKDWESQDDPKHLTTIRDRLLSKQQRIGRLLGLYNKILDSEGNKAGKVIFDDSLEQWQLRLSGLVVKENDELRIQNRIYKNVFGRRWVNNALGEWEPYAKNITNWLASDCQNESFLLREKVLEDAVAWAEDKSLSDQGYKFLIASLRFARREIQTKLVSVEERLKIQNQEHEIVLSTQIKKNQNFLDIFAAERQKHTNLQDELAKKSLTLLETTMNIDKQRNVNQNLIKKINALVYANSLLFLGVIVLSFVQNAFPPFIVILLYSFVVFLSWNYDRVLQYFEGKNKR, from the coding sequence ATGGTTACAACACAAAATCCAGCCAGCAAATATTATCATGTCGGAGGAAGCCTGCCGCCTAATGCCCCCAGTTACGTGAAGCGGAAGGCAGACGATGACCTCTACAACAGGTTGAAAGTTGGCGAATATTGTTATGTGTTGAACTCGCGGCAGATGGGGAAGTCAAGCTTGCGAGTACAGATTATGCAAAGGCTAAAAAATGAAGGCTTTGTCTGTGCATCAATTGACATTACTGGTATCGGTAGTGATGTCACTCCAGAGCAGTGGTATGGAGGATTGATTAGCAAGTTATGGATGGGTCTTAATCTATTAGGAAAAGTTAATTTACCTAATTGGTTAGTTGATCAGCAATTGCTCTCACCAGTACAGCGGTTAAACGAATTTATAAAAGATGTGATTCTGGAGAAGGTTGACAAAAACATTGTTATATTTTTTGATGAAATTGATAGTATTTTAAAATTAAATTTTTCATCAGATGATTTCTTTGCCCTAATTAGATTTTGTTATAACCAACGTGCTGAGAATCCTGAATACAGACGTCTCACCTTTGTTTTGTTGGGAGTAGCAACACCCTCGGATTTGATTCAAAACAAAGAATACACACCTTTTAATATAGGCAGATCAATTCAACTGAATGGCTTTGAAGCACCAGAAGCTCTGCCGTTAGCCAAAGGATTGGAAGGAAAAGTTAGTAACCCCCAAGCAGTTCTAGAAAAGGTTTTGGGATGGACAGGGGGACAACCCTTTCTCACCCAAAAACTGTGTGATTTGATTCTAAAGTTTGCTGAGCCGATACCTACTAATAACGAAGCTAAGTGGGTTGATCAGCTAGTGCGTTCAAGGGTGATTAAGGATTGGGAATCTCAAGATGATCCAAAGCATTTGACAACAATACGTGATCGCCTCTTAAGCAAACAGCAGCGTATTGGGCGCTTGCTGGGACTTTATAATAAAATTTTGGATTCGGAAGGCAACAAAGCTGGAAAAGTAATATTTGATGACAGTCTTGAACAATGGCAATTACGACTATCAGGATTAGTTGTTAAGGAGAATGATGAATTAAGAATTCAAAACCGCATTTATAAAAATGTTTTTGGTAGACGTTGGGTTAATAATGCCTTAGGAGAGTGGGAACCATATGCAAAAAATATCACTAATTGGTTGGCTTCTGATTGTCAAAATGAATCATTTTTATTGCGAGAAAAGGTATTAGAAGATGCTGTAGCATGGGCAGAAGACAAAAGCCTGAGTGACCAAGGTTACAAGTTTTTAATAGCTAGCCTGAGATTCGCTAGGCGAGAGATTCAGACTAAACTAGTTTCAGTAGAAGAAAGACTGAAGATTCAAAATCAAGAGCATGAGATAGTTCTATCTACACAAATTAAAAAGAATCAAAATTTTTTGGATATTTTTGCAGCAGAAAGGCAGAAACATACAAATCTTCAAGATGAGTTAGCAAAAAAAAGCTTGACTTTATTAGAGACTACAATGAATATAGACAAACAAAGAAATGTAAATCAAAATCTTATTAAGAAAATTAACGCTTTAGTGTACGCAAATTCACTTCTTTTTTTGGGAGTCATAGTACTCTCATTCGTACAGAATGCATTTCCTCCTTTTATAGTCATTTTATTGTATTCATTTGTGGTATTTTTATCGTGGAATTACGATAGAGTGTTGCAGTATTTTGAGGGAAAAAATAAGAGATAG
- a CDS encoding SH3 domain-containing protein, with product MKKMDKGRSVRVLAVIAIATSGMSHSAIAQTDITPSQASVKLAQASLAGQCRATKLQMPIFREANTTSEALQLLSANAEVTLGENRVNRRGFIRISAPVEGYVEAVNLKPCTASTGVTTTDTTQTPATASTADLCRRVARPPQGLVIRREPTTTSARLGRVAHLGRVTLSGTPATEKKDEVRNWVEISAPVRGWVSNGLLTEEESNLGFCQ from the coding sequence ATGAAAAAAATGGATAAAGGACGCTCTGTTCGTGTTTTGGCGGTAATAGCGATCGCAACGAGTGGGATGAGTCATTCTGCGATCGCACAAACTGACATCACACCTTCTCAAGCCAGCGTGAAATTGGCACAAGCATCACTAGCGGGACAGTGCCGTGCGACGAAACTGCAAATGCCCATTTTCCGGGAGGCTAATACGACGAGTGAGGCGTTACAACTTCTATCTGCCAATGCCGAAGTTACGTTAGGGGAGAATCGGGTGAATCGTAGGGGCTTTATTCGCATCAGTGCTCCTGTGGAAGGGTATGTGGAAGCGGTTAACCTGAAGCCTTGTACTGCCAGTACTGGAGTCACTACTACAGACACGACCCAAACGCCTGCAACGGCTTCAACAGCAGACCTTTGTCGTCGAGTAGCTCGACCACCGCAAGGTTTGGTGATTCGTCGAGAACCCACGACCACATCTGCTCGGCTGGGTAGGGTAGCTCATTTAGGACGGGTGACTCTGAGTGGTACTCCTGCAACGGAGAAAAAAGATGAGGTGCGTAACTGGGTAGAAATTTCTGCACCGGTTAGGGGTTGGGTTTCTAATGGGTTACTGACAGAGGAAGAAAGCAATTTAGGTTTTTGTCAGTAA
- a CDS encoding glycoside hydrolase family 10 protein — MKLRFILRGWWRIVKYLSLLVLALFMTIFLAGHPIAAIAQSTVPEVVIPDTIPEAIAPQPLQEIRGVWLTENDHDILRDRPKMQEAVSQLTRLNLNTIYPVVWNSGYALYPSAVAQRADIQPFVRKGLQGQDILAELAKEAHRQGLLVIPWFEFGFMTPPTSELALNHPEWLTQRRNGNQTWIGAAGEVVWLNPFLPEVQKFITDLVLEVVTQYDVDGIQFDDHTSLPNEFGYDRYTLALYKQETKRNAPANPQDPAWVRWRADKITAFVTQLNQAVKQRKPNAIFSVSPNPYITAYNTYLQDWLTWVRQGIVDELIVQVYRPDLQSFVEQISRPEIQEAQRKIPTGVGVLTGLRNKPVPMPLIQNKVRTARDRGLGVSFFYYESLWENSPEPIAERVSNFQSLFDSPASRVAMR; from the coding sequence ATGAAATTGCGTTTCATCCTTAGAGGTTGGTGGCGAATTGTCAAGTATCTTTCCTTACTCGTGCTGGCCTTATTCATGACAATATTTCTGGCTGGTCATCCTATTGCTGCAATCGCGCAAAGTACAGTGCCAGAGGTAGTGATACCAGATACAATACCAGAGGCGATCGCACCGCAACCGTTGCAGGAAATTCGCGGGGTTTGGCTGACTGAAAATGACCATGACATCCTCAGAGACCGCCCCAAAATGCAAGAGGCGGTGAGTCAGCTAACACGGTTGAATCTGAATACAATCTATCCTGTCGTATGGAATTCGGGTTACGCGCTTTATCCAAGTGCCGTAGCTCAACGGGCAGACATCCAACCCTTTGTCCGCAAAGGCTTACAGGGACAGGATATCCTGGCTGAACTCGCGAAGGAAGCTCATCGCCAAGGGTTGCTCGTGATTCCTTGGTTTGAGTTCGGTTTCATGACTCCCCCAACCTCGGAACTGGCATTAAATCATCCAGAGTGGCTAACGCAACGGCGGAATGGCAACCAAACGTGGATTGGTGCGGCGGGTGAGGTGGTATGGCTCAATCCCTTTTTGCCAGAGGTGCAAAAGTTTATCACCGATCTGGTGCTGGAAGTGGTGACCCAATATGATGTGGATGGCATTCAGTTTGACGATCACACCAGTTTGCCTAATGAATTTGGCTACGATCGCTACACGCTAGCCTTGTACAAACAGGAAACCAAGAGAAATGCCCCAGCTAATCCCCAAGATCCGGCATGGGTGCGCTGGCGGGCTGATAAAATTACAGCGTTCGTCACTCAACTCAACCAAGCTGTGAAACAGAGAAAGCCGAATGCAATTTTCTCGGTTTCTCCTAATCCATACATCACGGCTTACAATACTTATCTGCAAGATTGGCTGACTTGGGTGAGGCAAGGTATTGTCGATGAGCTGATTGTGCAAGTTTATCGTCCTGATCTGCAAAGTTTTGTGGAACAGATTAGCCGTCCCGAAATTCAAGAAGCACAACGCAAGATTCCTACGGGAGTGGGTGTCCTAACAGGGTTAAGAAATAAGCCAGTGCCAATGCCACTAATTCAGAATAAAGTGCGGACGGCACGCGATCGCGGATTGGGTGTATCGTTCTTTTATTACGAAAGTCTTTGGGAGAATTCACCAGAACCTATCGCGGAGCGAGTATCTAACTTTCAATCTCTCTTTGACTCACCGGCTTCTCGCGTGGCGATGAGGTGA
- a CDS encoding UPF0175 family protein, producing MSTVQIEIPEEVLISLKETPETISRELRILAAVKLFELGKLSSGRAAQLAGMSRVEFLMLLGRYQVSPFSLTTEQLEQDVNNA from the coding sequence ATGAGTACAGTTCAAATCGAAATTCCTGAAGAAGTGTTAATCAGCCTTAAAGAAACACCCGAAACAATTTCAAGAGAACTCCGTATCTTGGCGGCTGTAAAGCTGTTTGAACTGGGTAAATTATCATCAGGACGCGCTGCTCAATTGGCGGGTATGTCACGAGTGGAATTCCTGATGCTACTGGGGCGTTATCAGGTATCCCCCTTCTCCTTAACAACTGAACAACTAGAGCAAGATGTCAACAATGCCTGA